The following coding sequences lie in one Flavobacterium sp. 20NA77.7 genomic window:
- a CDS encoding OmpA family protein: protein MKKVFFIAVFFISLSGFSQEETVHSIYFESDVHELKALQSEAVVAFLKVIDTTRLESISIFGYCDDIGKIDYNYKLSQRRANGVKDMLVKKGVKLKIIVKIEGKGKVMIDEDLEDNVPEARAKNRRVDVVLNFKPLILEEFNIPGLYTTIRKDAVEGDRIYLEKLLFDKGSSRLTSKAREELDRMVLLLKRYPNIEFEIQGHVCCTPNYQKEAVDKDTKKRELSKNRAESVYRYFLSKGISKTRMTFKGYGNTQSLGKDAQLDRRVELLITKA, encoded by the coding sequence ATGAAAAAGGTGTTTTTTATTGCTGTTTTTTTCATTTCGCTTTCGGGCTTTAGCCAAGAAGAAACGGTACATTCTATTTATTTTGAATCAGATGTACACGAATTAAAGGCCTTGCAATCTGAAGCGGTTGTAGCTTTTTTAAAAGTCATTGATACCACTCGCCTAGAAAGTATTTCTATCTTTGGGTATTGTGATGATATTGGTAAAATTGATTACAATTATAAGCTTTCTCAACGCAGAGCAAATGGAGTAAAAGACATGTTAGTTAAAAAAGGAGTAAAACTAAAAATCATCGTCAAAATTGAAGGAAAAGGAAAAGTCATGATTGACGAAGACTTAGAAGACAATGTGCCTGAAGCAAGAGCAAAAAACAGGCGTGTAGATGTAGTGCTAAACTTTAAACCTTTAATACTAGAAGAATTTAATATTCCTGGTTTATATACCACAATTAGAAAAGACGCCGTAGAAGGTGATCGAATCTATTTAGAGAAGTTGCTTTTCGACAAAGGAAGCAGTCGCCTAACTTCTAAAGCAAGAGAAGAATTAGACCGAATGGTTTTGCTTCTAAAAAGATATCCTAACATAGAATTCGAAATACAAGGTCATGTTTGTTGTACACCAAATTATCAAAAAGAAGCGGTAGACAAAGACACAAAAAAAAGAGAGCTTTCTAAAAACAGAGCAGAGAGTGTATATCGGTATTTTTTATCAAAAGGAATTAGCAAAACACGGATGACATTTAAGGGCTATGGAAATACACAATCATTGGGTAAAGATGCACAACTTGACAGAAGAGTGGAGTTACTAATAACTAAGGCTTAA
- a CDS encoding helix-turn-helix domain-containing protein → MKNLIGEKIKALRIERNWSQEHLADLLFISQSAYARMENGQSNAWAVHLERICTVFSITLEEFLFDSKAEEIKSVDVKNEEFIYFFIQKLETQYEARIKEKDQTISDLRELIRVLTIQLKP, encoded by the coding sequence ATGAAAAATTTAATTGGCGAAAAAATAAAAGCGCTTCGAATTGAGAGAAATTGGTCTCAAGAGCATCTTGCCGATTTATTATTTATTTCTCAATCTGCTTACGCAAGAATGGAAAACGGACAAAGTAATGCTTGGGCGGTACATTTAGAAAGAATTTGCACCGTTTTTTCTATAACTTTAGAAGAATTTTTATTCGATTCAAAAGCAGAAGAAATAAAAAGTGTTGATGTAAAAAATGAGGAATTTATCTATTTTTTTATACAAAAATTAGAAACACAATATGAGGCGCGAATTAAAGAAAAAGATCAAACAATTTCTGATTTACGAGAGCTTATTAGGGTTTTAACAATCCAACTTAAGCCTTAG